One region of Brachybacterium saurashtrense genomic DNA includes:
- a CDS encoding dihydrolipoamide acetyltransferase family protein has protein sequence MNAAAGTAGSPAPSLVTIDLTDPGEGLTEAEILEIKVAVGDRIEINAPVVEVETAKSAVELPSHVAGTVVAILVAVGDEVPVGTPLVQVDTAGGPAPAPSAPAPSAAGASDGAPDPSAQELADQVPVAAEAAAGQEPAPQEPAPAAAAETTRGPANLVGYGERPSAQRRRRRRAEPAQADAAQQVPIDRILAKPPVRKLARDLGIALHEVLATGPEGTVTREDVLAAQQRAIGGDTDAAYFPEESPQAPEGLGGAMKTTRDQAFSGVTSDERTTRVPIRSVRRRTAEAMVASAFTAPHVTVFNEIDMTAAVEIIAQLRTSREWADVKISPLAVIAKALLVAIRRNPEVNASWDEAAQEIVYKHYVNLGIAAATPRGLIVPNLKDAHLMTLRELAEGIGDLARTARAGRTSLRDTRDGTITITNYGVFDIDSGTPILNPGESAILGVGAIKEKPWVVDGQVVPRQVATLSLSFDHRLIDGALGAELLRDVSAVLEQPSLGLVWG, from the coding sequence ATGAACGCCGCAGCAGGCACCGCCGGGTCCCCGGCGCCCTCCCTCGTCACCATCGACCTCACCGATCCCGGCGAGGGCCTCACCGAGGCCGAGATCCTGGAGATCAAGGTCGCCGTGGGCGACCGGATCGAGATCAACGCCCCGGTGGTGGAGGTGGAGACCGCCAAGAGCGCCGTGGAGCTGCCCAGCCACGTCGCCGGCACCGTGGTGGCGATCCTCGTGGCCGTGGGGGACGAGGTCCCCGTCGGCACGCCGCTGGTGCAGGTGGACACCGCCGGGGGGCCTGCCCCCGCCCCGTCGGCCCCGGCCCCGTCGGCCGCCGGCGCGAGCGACGGCGCGCCGGACCCCTCGGCGCAGGAGCTCGCCGACCAGGTGCCCGTGGCCGCCGAGGCCGCCGCGGGCCAGGAGCCCGCGCCCCAGGAGCCTGCGCCCGCCGCCGCGGCGGAGACGACCCGGGGCCCCGCGAACCTCGTCGGCTACGGGGAGCGCCCCAGCGCGCAGCGGCGCCGTCGTCGCCGCGCGGAGCCCGCGCAGGCCGACGCCGCCCAGCAGGTCCCCATCGACCGGATCCTCGCCAAGCCGCCGGTGCGCAAGCTCGCCCGCGATCTCGGGATCGCGCTGCACGAGGTGCTCGCCACCGGGCCGGAGGGGACCGTCACCCGCGAGGACGTGCTCGCCGCCCAGCAGCGCGCCATCGGCGGCGACACGGACGCCGCCTACTTCCCCGAGGAGTCCCCGCAGGCGCCCGAGGGCCTGGGCGGCGCCATGAAGACCACCCGCGACCAGGCCTTCTCCGGCGTCACCAGCGACGAGCGCACCACCCGGGTGCCGATCCGCTCCGTGCGCCGCCGCACGGCGGAGGCGATGGTGGCCTCCGCCTTCACCGCCCCGCACGTCACCGTGTTCAACGAGATCGACATGACCGCGGCGGTGGAGATCATCGCCCAGCTGCGCACCTCCCGGGAATGGGCGGACGTCAAGATCAGCCCCCTCGCCGTGATCGCGAAGGCGCTGCTGGTGGCGATCCGCCGCAACCCCGAGGTCAACGCCTCCTGGGACGAGGCCGCCCAGGAGATCGTCTACAAGCACTACGTGAACCTGGGCATCGCGGCCGCGACCCCGCGCGGCCTCATCGTGCCGAACCTGAAGGACGCCCACCTGATGACCCTGCGCGAGCTCGCCGAGGGCATCGGCGACCTCGCCCGCACCGCACGGGCCGGCCGCACCTCCCTGCGCGACACCCGCGACGGCACCATCACGATCACCAACTACGGCGTGTTCGACATCGACTCCGGCACCCCGATCCTCAACCCGGGGGAGTCCGCGATCCTCGGCGTGGGCGCGATCAAGGAGAAGCCGTGGGTGGTGGACGGCCAGGTGGTGCCGCGCCAGGTCGCGACGCTCTCGCTGAGCTTCGACCACCGCCTGATCGACGGGGCGCTGGGCGCGGAGCTGCTGCGGGACGTCAGCGCCGTGCTCGAGCAGCCCTCGCTGGGTCTGGTCTGGGGCTGA
- a CDS encoding alpha-ketoacid dehydrogenase subunit beta encodes MSTSSTLPIAKAITAGLRDAMAADDRVLLMGEDIATLGGVFRVTDGLLAEFGAQRVVDTPLAEAGIVGTAVGLAVRGYRPVVEIQFDGFVFPAYNQITTQVAKMHNRTSGAVNLPMVIRIPHGGGIGAVEHHSESPEALFAHTAGLRILAPATAQDAYWMTRQAIESEDPVIMLEPKRRYWVKGDVDPDRRPALSPWQAQVVRPGTDATLLAWGPSMPLALESAQAAEADGLDLEVIDARSLSPVDVPTIADSVRRTGRLLIVHEAPVLGGLGGEIAARISEECFYHLEAPVLRVGGYHLPYPPARMEHAYLPDLDRVLDGVDRLLEH; translated from the coding sequence ATGAGCACCTCTTCGACCCTCCCGATCGCCAAGGCCATCACCGCCGGCCTGCGCGACGCGATGGCGGCCGACGACCGCGTGCTGCTGATGGGCGAGGACATCGCCACCCTGGGCGGGGTCTTCCGCGTCACCGACGGCCTGCTGGCCGAGTTCGGCGCCCAGCGGGTGGTGGACACCCCCCTGGCCGAGGCCGGGATCGTGGGCACCGCCGTGGGCCTGGCCGTGCGCGGCTACCGTCCCGTGGTGGAGATCCAGTTCGACGGCTTCGTATTCCCCGCCTACAACCAGATCACCACCCAGGTGGCGAAGATGCACAACCGCACCTCCGGCGCGGTGAACCTGCCGATGGTGATCCGGATCCCGCACGGCGGCGGGATCGGCGCCGTCGAGCACCACTCCGAGAGCCCCGAGGCGCTGTTCGCGCACACCGCCGGGCTGCGCATCCTCGCCCCCGCCACCGCGCAGGACGCGTACTGGATGACCCGCCAGGCCATCGAATCCGAGGACCCGGTGATCATGCTCGAGCCCAAGCGCCGCTACTGGGTCAAGGGCGACGTCGACCCGGACCGTCGCCCCGCGCTCTCGCCCTGGCAGGCGCAGGTGGTGCGGCCCGGCACCGATGCGACGCTGCTGGCCTGGGGCCCGTCGATGCCGCTCGCGCTGGAGAGCGCGCAGGCCGCGGAGGCCGACGGCCTCGACCTCGAGGTGATCGACGCCCGCTCGCTGTCCCCGGTGGACGTCCCCACCATCGCGGACTCCGTGCGCCGCACCGGCCGCCTGCTGATCGTCCACGAGGCGCCCGTGCTCGGCGGCCTGGGCGGCGAGATCGCCGCCCGGATCTCCGAGGAGTGCTTCTACCACCTCGAGGCGCCCGTGCTCCGCGTGGGCGGCTACCACCTCCCGTACCCGCCGGCGCGCATGGAGCACGCCTACCTGCCCGACCTCGACCGGGTGCTCGACGGCGTGGACCGCCTGCTCGAGCACTGA
- a CDS encoding thiamine pyrophosphate-dependent enzyme yields the protein MVQLLAPHGTRTPHEQLDAVLEESGLAAPERLRGYYRDMVMIRAADLEATSLQRQGQLGLWASALGQEAAQIGAGHASRTQDYLVPTYREHGVAWARGIEPWRLLELFRGISHGGWDPNALRTHPYMIVLGSQAPHAVGYAMGLQRDGVVGTGDAETDTAVLALFGDGASSEGEVAESFTFAASFQAPVVFYTQNNQWAISVPTQVQSRVPLAQRSRGWGIPSVRVDGNDVLAVLGAVRTALDSARGGNGPVFVEAMTYRMAAHTTSDDASRYRPAAEEEEWAAKDPILRLRRHLEQLGEIDEQFTSRCDEEAHDLAMQLHHHIHGMEDPDPVRMFDHPYAEPHPIVDAERAQYLEYVAQFEDEDTEETTR from the coding sequence ATGGTCCAGCTCCTCGCGCCCCACGGCACCCGCACCCCGCACGAGCAGCTGGACGCCGTGCTCGAGGAGAGCGGCCTCGCCGCGCCCGAGCGCCTGCGCGGCTACTACCGCGACATGGTGATGATCCGCGCGGCGGACCTCGAGGCCACCAGCCTGCAGCGCCAGGGCCAGCTGGGCCTGTGGGCGAGCGCCCTGGGGCAGGAGGCCGCGCAGATCGGCGCCGGCCACGCGTCCAGGACTCAGGACTACCTCGTCCCCACCTACCGCGAGCACGGCGTGGCCTGGGCGCGCGGTATCGAGCCCTGGCGGCTGCTGGAGCTGTTCCGCGGCATCAGCCACGGCGGCTGGGACCCCAACGCCCTGCGCACCCACCCGTACATGATCGTGCTGGGCTCCCAGGCCCCGCACGCCGTGGGCTATGCGATGGGCCTGCAGCGCGACGGGGTGGTGGGCACCGGCGACGCCGAGACGGACACCGCCGTGCTGGCGCTGTTCGGCGACGGCGCCTCCTCCGAGGGCGAGGTGGCGGAGTCCTTCACCTTCGCCGCCTCCTTCCAGGCGCCGGTGGTGTTCTACACCCAGAACAACCAGTGGGCGATCTCCGTGCCCACGCAGGTGCAGTCCCGGGTGCCACTCGCCCAGCGCTCCCGCGGCTGGGGCATCCCCTCGGTGCGGGTGGACGGCAACGACGTGCTCGCCGTGCTCGGCGCGGTGCGCACCGCCCTGGACTCCGCCCGGGGCGGGAACGGCCCCGTGTTCGTCGAGGCGATGACCTACCGCATGGCCGCCCACACCACCAGCGACGACGCCTCCCGCTACCGCCCCGCCGCGGAGGAGGAGGAGTGGGCCGCGAAGGATCCGATCCTGCGCCTGCGCCGCCACCTCGAGCAGCTCGGCGAGATCGACGAGCAGTTCACCTCCCGCTGCGACGAGGAGGCCCACGACCTCGCCATGCAGCTCCATCACCACATCCACGGCATGGAGGACCCGGACCCGGTGCGCATGTTCGACCACCCCTACGCCGAGCCCCATCCGATCGTCGACGCCGAGCGGGCGCAGTACCTCGAGTACGTCGCGCAGTTCGAGGACGAGGACACCGAGGAGACGACCCGATGA
- a CDS encoding anhydro-N-acetylmuramic acid kinase produces MRVLGMMSGTSLDGIDVVLADLDRDPSEPSTLRARLLHVGEEPWPEATRRALRAVLPPAPADVATWNRLHAQVGEAFGAAAARVLARHGGADLIAAHGQTLHHDVRADGTVAGTLQIGDASRIAAAAGVPVLSDLRAADVAAGGQGAPLVPILDQLLLGGDAGEVTAVLNIGGISNVTRVGAAPLLAGDLGPGNALLDAAVHAATGRSADHDAALARTGTVDAAALEALLAEPFYARPLPRSTGREHFDAEYVRRMLGERALAALALPDLLATLVELTAVTIAEGIASLGATRVVASGGGIRNPLLRERLAAHLAPLPLRDADELGIPADGKEALLMALLGHLGAHGLPGTLALADGTAHTGARRPVVLGALTPPHALRDLPRTAADGTPVTRLVLHPAS; encoded by the coding sequence ATGCGCGTGCTGGGCATGATGTCCGGCACCAGCCTGGACGGGATCGACGTGGTGCTCGCCGACCTCGACCGCGACCCCTCGGAGCCCTCCACCCTGCGCGCCCGCCTGCTCCACGTGGGCGAGGAGCCGTGGCCGGAGGCCACCCGTCGGGCGCTGCGCGCGGTGCTGCCGCCCGCCCCGGCGGACGTCGCCACCTGGAACCGGCTGCATGCCCAGGTGGGGGAGGCCTTCGGGGCCGCCGCCGCCCGGGTGCTGGCCCGCCACGGCGGCGCGGATCTGATCGCGGCCCACGGGCAGACCCTCCACCACGACGTCCGCGCGGACGGCACCGTCGCCGGCACGCTGCAGATCGGCGACGCGTCCCGGATCGCCGCGGCCGCCGGTGTCCCGGTGCTGTCCGACCTGCGCGCGGCCGACGTCGCCGCCGGCGGCCAGGGCGCCCCGCTGGTCCCGATCCTCGATCAGCTGCTGCTGGGAGGGGACGCGGGCGAGGTCACCGCGGTGCTGAACATCGGCGGGATCTCCAACGTCACCCGAGTGGGTGCGGCGCCGCTGCTGGCCGGGGACCTCGGCCCCGGCAACGCCCTGCTGGACGCCGCCGTGCACGCGGCCACCGGGCGGAGCGCCGATCACGATGCGGCCCTGGCCCGCACCGGCACCGTGGACGCCGCGGCGCTCGAGGCCCTGCTGGCCGAACCCTTCTACGCCCGGCCCCTGCCGCGCTCCACCGGCCGTGAGCACTTCGACGCCGAGTACGTGCGGCGGATGCTGGGGGAGCGGGCGCTGGCCGCCCTCGCCCTGCCGGACCTGCTGGCCACCCTGGTGGAGCTCACCGCCGTGACCATCGCCGAGGGCATCGCCTCCCTGGGCGCGACCCGGGTGGTCGCCTCCGGCGGCGGGATCCGCAACCCGCTGCTGAGGGAGCGGCTGGCCGCCCACCTCGCCCCGCTGCCGCTGCGGGACGCCGACGAGCTGGGCATCCCCGCCGACGGCAAGGAGGCGCTGCTCATGGCACTGCTGGGCCACCTGGGTGCGCACGGCCTGCCCGGCACCCTCGCCCTCGCCGACGGCACCGCCCACACCGGGGCCCGCCGTCCGGTGGTGCTGGGCGCGCTGACCCCGCCCCATGCCCTGCGCGATCTGCCGCGCACCGCCGCCGACGGCACCCCGGTGACGCGCCTCGTGCTGCACCCCGCGTCGTGA
- a CDS encoding glycoside hydrolase family 3 N-terminal domain-containing protein — translation MERRTWDRDVLGLLMAPFTGTELPDWTGEALEAGLASVILFGHNTPDAATTARLARAIHARAEDCAVAIDEEGGDVTRLQAATGSSLPTAWALGEIDDVELTRAAGRALGDLLAACDLDLDLAPVLDVSTDPANPVIGTRAYSDDPDRVAAHARAFATGLTEAGLGTCAKHFPGHGATAADSHTALPRIDLPAREFEREHLAPWRIAPWLDSVMTAHVLVPALGEGPASISPWSRPLLDRAVAGTFHGLVITDALDMAAVAADPGYAEAAVRAVESGADLLCLGTSLRRDDEQMLREAHDALAGAVASGRLDREMLRARAAHTRETLRSLRTRRRFVPAPTVEAAMRRLEELGAEAAARAVRARHAHLDPVATAVVDLRRRAQHASGARRQQLADALREHGLEAEELAPPDQAARHAQLVAVTRLPRSDPEEGRHLAELLARRPETIVVHTGVPDAAPDHRRLVLAHGGGRPLMRAVAALLVDGGR, via the coding sequence ATGGAGCGCCGCACCTGGGATCGGGACGTGCTCGGACTGCTGATGGCACCGTTCACCGGCACCGAGCTGCCCGACTGGACGGGGGAGGCCCTTGAGGCCGGACTGGCCTCGGTGATCCTCTTCGGTCACAACACCCCGGACGCGGCGACCACCGCCCGGCTCGCCCGCGCGATCCACGCCCGCGCGGAGGACTGCGCGGTCGCGATCGACGAGGAGGGCGGGGACGTGACCCGTCTCCAGGCGGCGACCGGCTCCTCCCTGCCCACGGCCTGGGCGCTGGGGGAGATCGACGACGTCGAGCTGACCCGCGCGGCCGGCCGCGCCCTGGGGGACCTGCTGGCCGCCTGCGACCTGGACCTCGATCTCGCCCCCGTGCTGGACGTCTCCACCGACCCGGCCAATCCCGTGATCGGCACCCGTGCCTACAGTGACGATCCCGATCGGGTGGCCGCGCATGCGCGGGCCTTCGCCACCGGGCTCACCGAGGCGGGGCTGGGCACCTGCGCCAAGCACTTCCCCGGCCACGGCGCCACCGCCGCCGACTCCCACACCGCGCTGCCCCGCATCGACCTCCCGGCGAGGGAGTTCGAGCGCGAGCACCTCGCCCCCTGGCGGATCGCCCCCTGGCTGGACTCGGTGATGACCGCGCACGTGCTGGTGCCCGCGCTCGGCGAGGGGCCCGCCTCGATCTCGCCCTGGTCCCGGCCGCTGCTGGACCGCGCCGTGGCCGGCACCTTCCACGGCCTGGTGATCACCGATGCGCTGGACATGGCCGCGGTCGCCGCGGATCCGGGGTACGCCGAGGCCGCGGTGAGAGCCGTCGAATCCGGCGCCGACCTGCTGTGCCTGGGCACCTCGCTGCGCCGCGACGACGAGCAGATGCTCCGCGAGGCCCACGATGCGCTGGCCGGTGCCGTGGCGTCGGGGCGTCTGGACCGCGAGATGCTGCGGGCCCGGGCCGCGCACACCCGGGAGACGCTGCGCAGCCTGCGCACCCGGCGCCGCTTCGTGCCGGCGCCCACCGTGGAGGCGGCGATGCGGCGCCTCGAGGAGCTGGGCGCCGAGGCGGCGGCCCGCGCCGTGCGCGCCCGCCACGCCCACCTCGACCCGGTGGCCACGGCGGTGGTGGATCTGCGCCGCCGTGCCCAGCACGCCTCCGGCGCCCGTCGCCAGCAGCTCGCGGACGCGCTGCGCGAGCACGGCCTCGAGGCCGAGGAGCTCGCGCCCCCTGATCAGGCCGCCCGGCATGCCCAGCTGGTCGCCGTGACCCGCCTGCCCCGCAGCGACCCCGAGGAGGGGCGGCACCTGGCCGAGCTGCTGGCCCGTCGGCCCGAGACGATCGTGGTCCACACCGGCGTGCCGGACGCCGCCCCGGACCACCGCCGCCTGGTGCTGGCCCACGGCGGCGGCCGCCCCCTGATGCGCGCCGTCGCCGCCCTGCTCGTGGACGGTGGGCGCTGA
- a CDS encoding carbohydrate ABC transporter permease: MNRRTPASTAGRVIGTIVLLSLSLFPFYWMLSTAVDTSPLSRGASLLPSGFTLEHFRYVLVDAGFLRYVRVSVIVALGTVLLSGVIALLAAVAVARFRFRLRTQVLIMVLMVQMVPLEALVIPLFLQARTLNMLNSLLGLIIVYVGFSLAFAIWNLRGFVAAVPRELEEAAYIDGATWFRMFRSVLLPLVAPGLVATSVFSFITAWNEFIFALTFMQDSAKYTVGVGLRTFFTQNTADWGAVMAASTIITLPVVIFFVLVQRNLAKGVTAGAVKG, from the coding sequence GTGAATCGACGGACCCCGGCGTCCACGGCGGGACGGGTGATCGGCACGATCGTGCTGCTCTCGCTGAGCCTGTTCCCCTTCTACTGGATGCTCTCGACCGCGGTGGACACCAGCCCGCTCTCCCGGGGCGCGAGCCTGCTGCCCAGCGGGTTCACCCTCGAGCACTTCCGCTACGTCCTGGTCGATGCGGGCTTCCTGCGCTACGTGCGCGTCTCGGTGATCGTCGCGCTCGGCACCGTGCTGCTCTCGGGCGTGATCGCGCTGCTGGCGGCCGTGGCCGTGGCCCGCTTCCGCTTCCGCCTGCGCACCCAGGTGCTCATCATGGTGCTGATGGTGCAGATGGTGCCGCTGGAGGCGCTGGTCATCCCGCTGTTCCTCCAGGCCCGGACCCTGAACATGCTCAACTCCCTGCTGGGACTGATCATCGTGTACGTCGGCTTCTCCCTCGCCTTCGCGATCTGGAACCTCCGCGGTTTCGTGGCCGCGGTCCCGCGCGAGCTCGAAGAGGCGGCGTACATCGACGGGGCGACCTGGTTCCGGATGTTCCGCTCGGTGCTGCTGCCGCTGGTCGCCCCCGGACTGGTGGCGACCTCGGTGTTCTCGTTCATCACCGCGTGGAACGAGTTCATCTTCGCCCTGACGTTCATGCAGGACAGCGCGAAGTACACTGTGGGCGTGGGCCTGCGGACCTTCTTCACCCAGAACACGGCGGACTGGGGGGCGGTGATGGCCGCCTCGACGATCATCACCCTTCCCGTGGTGATCTTCTTCGTGCTGGTCCAGAGGAATCTCGCCAAGGGCGTGACCGCCGGAGCGGTGAAGGGCTGA
- a CDS encoding carbohydrate ABC transporter permease, producing the protein MSQTLIEDRRQDGATGLTRRTVPLGRRARRGAAPWLLLAPGLIVLGVLLLWPMLRVLNLSLQDYQLRNLLRGESNYVGLDNYVQVLSDPFLWTTVLPNTVGFAAVCVVLTMIVGTSVALFLNSLGTLWRSICTTAIMVAWAVPALTGTYIFVWLFDPQSGLVSSTLDGLGLMEAGSYNWFTNRWTFYGIATLNVVYHGFPFIAVTMLAGLMTVPQEHYEAAAIDGANAWGRFWNVTVPTLRPIIAVCVILSTIWDFKVFVQIYLMPGGDGSTREVMNLGVWSYTQSFAQGEYGMGSTIAVLLTVLLLVISVIYIRVLMKEEEL; encoded by the coding sequence ATGAGCCAGACCCTGATCGAAGACCGCCGGCAGGACGGTGCGACGGGCCTGACCCGCCGCACCGTCCCGCTGGGGCGTCGCGCACGTCGCGGCGCCGCGCCCTGGCTGCTGCTCGCCCCCGGCCTGATCGTGCTCGGGGTGCTGCTGCTGTGGCCCATGCTGCGGGTGCTGAACCTGTCCCTGCAGGACTACCAGCTGCGCAACCTCCTGCGAGGCGAGAGCAACTACGTGGGCCTGGACAACTACGTCCAGGTGCTCAGCGACCCGTTCCTGTGGACGACCGTGCTGCCGAACACTGTCGGCTTCGCCGCCGTGTGCGTGGTGCTGACGATGATCGTGGGTACCTCCGTCGCGCTGTTCCTGAACTCGCTCGGCACCCTGTGGCGCTCGATCTGCACCACCGCCATCATGGTCGCCTGGGCGGTGCCCGCCCTCACCGGGACGTACATCTTCGTGTGGCTGTTCGATCCGCAGTCCGGGCTGGTGAGCTCGACCCTGGACGGTCTGGGCCTGATGGAGGCGGGAAGCTACAACTGGTTCACCAACCGCTGGACCTTCTACGGCATCGCCACCCTCAACGTGGTCTACCACGGCTTCCCCTTCATCGCCGTCACCATGCTCGCGGGACTGATGACCGTCCCCCAGGAGCACTACGAGGCCGCGGCGATCGACGGGGCCAACGCCTGGGGACGCTTCTGGAACGTCACGGTGCCGACCCTGCGCCCGATCATCGCCGTCTGCGTGATCCTCTCGACGATCTGGGACTTCAAGGTGTTCGTGCAGATCTACCTGATGCCGGGCGGCGACGGCTCCACGCGCGAGGTGATGAACCTCGGCGTGTGGTCCTACACCCAGTCGTTCGCCCAGGGCGAGTACGGGATGGGCTCGACCATCGCGGTGCTGCTGACCGTCCTGCTGCTGGTGATCTCGGTGATCTACATCCGCGTACTCATGAAGGAGGAGGAGCTGTGA
- a CDS encoding sugar ABC transporter substrate-binding protein: protein MITRRHALAAGAAGSAALALAACGGDSEGSGGGAVDGKGKTLTFWLMEGTNASADAYIEELKAAFTEATGATLDVQVQPWDGAHDKFVTAMAGGTGPDVAEVGTTWVPEFADAGGIDDLTADIEAAGLVDGLVDGLVEAGTLDGSMYGMPWYAGVRSILANREMLEEAGVNTQPQNWDELLTMITTLEDHNPDWISFPVLGASIFPAVSFVWGSGGMIAEEQDGAWKATINSPEAVEGLSWYADLALKHNSSTAAAATWMEVDALAAFLQEKVPMFISGSWTPATIRQDNPELGEKLVAFTIPAKDGAVAPSFLGGSLVCRFTETQEPELAFELIKLITTGDFATRWAEETNYFPGTTEAMDAVVAGGDELTEVFATQMVEGGRSVPVTPAWGKIEGAKTINTLLGDILGGTPVQEAADTAAAEMDGFFSG from the coding sequence ATGATCACCCGACGACACGCCCTGGCCGCCGGCGCCGCCGGATCGGCCGCCCTCGCCCTCGCCGCCTGCGGGGGTGACTCCGAAGGCTCCGGCGGCGGCGCGGTGGACGGCAAGGGCAAGACCCTCACCTTCTGGCTGATGGAGGGCACCAACGCCAGCGCCGACGCCTACATCGAGGAGCTCAAGGCAGCGTTCACCGAGGCCACGGGCGCCACCCTCGACGTCCAGGTGCAGCCCTGGGACGGCGCGCACGACAAGTTCGTCACCGCCATGGCGGGAGGCACCGGTCCGGACGTCGCCGAGGTGGGCACCACCTGGGTCCCGGAGTTCGCGGATGCGGGCGGCATCGACGACCTCACCGCGGACATCGAGGCGGCCGGCCTGGTCGACGGGCTCGTGGACGGGCTGGTGGAGGCCGGCACCCTCGACGGCTCGATGTACGGGATGCCCTGGTACGCCGGCGTCCGCTCGATCCTCGCCAACCGGGAGATGCTCGAGGAGGCCGGGGTGAACACGCAGCCCCAGAACTGGGACGAGCTGCTGACGATGATCACCACCCTCGAGGACCACAACCCGGACTGGATCTCCTTCCCCGTGCTGGGGGCGAGCATCTTCCCCGCGGTCTCCTTCGTCTGGGGCAGCGGCGGCATGATCGCCGAGGAGCAGGACGGCGCCTGGAAGGCGACCATCAACTCCCCCGAGGCCGTCGAGGGGCTGTCCTGGTACGCGGATCTGGCCCTGAAGCACAACTCCTCCACGGCCGCCGCCGCGACCTGGATGGAGGTGGACGCCCTGGCCGCCTTCCTCCAGGAGAAGGTGCCGATGTTCATCTCCGGCTCCTGGACGCCCGCGACCATCCGTCAGGACAATCCCGAGCTGGGGGAGAAGCTCGTGGCGTTCACCATCCCCGCGAAGGACGGCGCCGTCGCGCCCTCCTTCCTGGGCGGCTCGCTCGTGTGCCGCTTCACCGAGACGCAGGAGCCGGAGCTCGCCTTCGAGCTGATCAAGCTGATCACCACCGGCGACTTCGCCACCCGCTGGGCGGAGGAGACCAACTACTTCCCCGGCACCACGGAGGCGATGGACGCGGTGGTCGCCGGCGGCGACGAGCTCACCGAGGTCTTCGCCACCCAGATGGTCGAGGGCGGCCGGTCCGTGCCGGTCACTCCGGCCTGGGGCAAGATCGAGGGTGCCAAGACGATCAACACCCTCCTGGGGGACATCCTCGGCGGCACCCCGGTGCAGGAGGCGGCGGACACCGCGGCCGCCGAGATGGACGGCTTCTTCTCCGGATGA
- a CDS encoding Gfo/Idh/MocA family protein: MSFTLGIVGIGQFGSHFAELFAAHPEIEALYACDAVPERIDAVEARGVHFAGRFATLEELLASDVDAVAIFTQRWTHGEHALAALRAGKHVYSAVPMAIEEEEIRAITEEVRRTGLVYMMGETSQYNAAVVLARRIHRTGAFGEVFYAEGDYVHDMDLGFYDAYRYSGGEQWKATASYPPLLYPTHSLGGVFGVLGERHATSVSALGRPDTRGDGVFDTEVSMFGNDVSNAFALFGMDNGGAVRTNELRRVGYPSHKRESRFRFFGEESSFEETVATTYWHDKSRVLDVTELIATGSTMSLDDPRLADVSPALRDAFVAGAAAVHHQARLPREFQGLPNGHEGAHHFLVDDFARAVADGHQPVVNAWQAARYTLPGVIAHESMTRGGERLEIRDLGESPLPVVDLDADQEPIDLEALLGDQ, translated from the coding sequence ATGTCGTTCACCCTGGGGATCGTCGGGATCGGACAGTTCGGCTCCCACTTCGCGGAGCTCTTCGCCGCTCACCCCGAGATCGAGGCGCTCTACGCCTGTGACGCCGTCCCCGAGCGGATCGACGCCGTCGAGGCGCGCGGCGTGCACTTCGCCGGCCGCTTCGCCACCCTCGAGGAGCTGCTCGCCTCGGACGTCGACGCCGTCGCGATCTTCACCCAGCGCTGGACCCACGGCGAGCACGCCCTGGCCGCGCTGCGCGCCGGCAAGCACGTGTACTCGGCGGTGCCGATGGCCATCGAGGAGGAGGAGATCCGCGCGATCACCGAGGAGGTGCGGCGCACGGGCCTGGTCTACATGATGGGCGAGACCAGCCAGTACAACGCCGCCGTGGTGCTGGCCCGCCGGATCCACCGCACCGGCGCCTTCGGCGAGGTGTTCTACGCCGAGGGCGACTACGTGCACGACATGGACCTCGGCTTCTACGACGCCTACAGGTACTCCGGCGGCGAGCAGTGGAAGGCCACCGCGTCCTACCCGCCGCTGCTGTACCCCACCCACTCCCTGGGCGGGGTGTTCGGCGTGCTCGGCGAGCGGCACGCCACCTCCGTCTCCGCCCTCGGCCGGCCGGACACCCGCGGCGACGGCGTGTTCGACACCGAGGTCTCGATGTTCGGCAACGACGTCTCCAACGCCTTCGCCCTGTTCGGGATGGACAACGGCGGCGCCGTGCGCACCAACGAGCTGCGCCGCGTGGGCTACCCGAGCCACAAGCGCGAGTCCCGCTTCCGCTTCTTCGGCGAGGAGTCGAGCTTCGAGGAAACCGTCGCCACCACCTACTGGCACGACAAGTCGCGGGTGCTGGACGTGACGGAGCTGATCGCCACGGGCTCCACCATGAGCCTGGACGACCCGCGCCTGGCGGACGTCTCGCCCGCCCTGCGCGACGCCTTCGTGGCGGGCGCCGCCGCCGTCCACCACCAGGCGCGCCTGCCCCGCGAGTTCCAGGGCCTGCCCAACGGGCACGAGGGGGCGCACCACTTCCTGGTGGACGACTTCGCCCGTGCCGTCGCCGACGGCCACCAGCCCGTGGTCAACGCCTGGCAGGCCGCCCGCTACACCCTCCCCGGCGTGATCGCGCACGAGTCCATGACGCGGGGCGGCGAGCGCCTGGAGATCCGCGACCTGGGCGAGAGCCCGCTGCCGGTCGTCGATCTGGACGCGGACCAGGAGCCGATCGACCTCGAGGCGCTGCTCGGCGACCAGTGA